A window of Tripterygium wilfordii isolate XIE 37 chromosome 7, ASM1340144v1, whole genome shotgun sequence contains these coding sequences:
- the LOC120002613 gene encoding uncharacterized protein LOC120002613: MKDTISLECWVVLIVCIGSGRIVQLPGKKQLLHKISGYGMPFLVYHDSFPLFNELVEDCAPPINYTINGNNYSIGYYLADEFTRKDVERAFGVLQSRFAIVHGSTLYWETDTLSDIMIACVILHNMIVEDERDNYSIHFNYDTIEGYTTPNVSHILIPNTLEYFHTYYHMRDRQGHSQLQTDLSEHLWQLYGGD; this comes from the exons ATGAAAGACACGATTTCTCTTGAATGCTGGGTAGTATTGATTGTATGCATTGGAAGTGGAAGAATTGTCCAACTACCTGGCAAG AAGCAGTTGCTTCACAAGATCTCTGGATATGGCATGCCTTTTTTGGTTTATCACGATTCCTTTCCTTTATTCAATGAACTTGTAGAAGATTGTGCTCCTCCAATCAACTACACAATTAATGGAAACAATTATTCGATTGGATATTATCTTGCTGATG AATTTACTCGCAAAGATGTTGAGCGAGCATTTGGGGTACTTCAATCTCGTTTTGCTATCGTGCATGGATCGACACTTTATTGGGAGACTGATACTTTGTCAGATATTATGATTGCATGTGTAATACTACACAATATGATTGTTGAGGATGAGAGAGATAATTATAGTATCCATTTCAATTATGATACAATTGAAGGATACACAACACCAAATGTTTCACATATACTCATCCCAAACACTCTGGAGTACTTTCATACATATTATCATATGAGAGATAGACAAGGTCATTCTCAGTTGCAAACGGATCTCAGTGAACATCTATGGCaactctatggtggagattaa